The proteins below come from a single Cylindrospermopsis raciborskii Cr2010 genomic window:
- the carB gene encoding carbamoyl-phosphate synthase large subunit, translating to MPRRQDIHKILLLGSGPIVIGQACEFDYSGTQACKALREEGFEVVLVNSNPATIMTDPETADRTYIEPLTPEMVAKVIAKERPDALLPTMGGQTALNIAVALAKNGVLEEYNVELIGAKLPAIEKAEDRKLFNDAMEKIGVNVCPSGTASSLEESKAIAQRIGSYPLIIRPAFTMGGTGGGIAYNKEEFELMAQVGIDASPVSQILIDQSLLGWKEYELEVMRDLADNVVIICSIENLDPMGIHTGDSITVAPAQTLTDKEYQRLRDMAIKIIREIGVETGGSNIQFAVNPVNGDVVVIEMNPRVSRSSALASKATGFPIAKMAAKLAVGYTLDEIKNDITKKTPASFEPTIDYVVTKIPRFAFEKFPGSDPVLTTQMKSVGEAMAIGRTFNESFQKALRSLETGRAGWGADKAEKLPSGEQVRAQLRTPNPERIFALRHAMQLGLSNEEIYELTAIDPWFLDKLHQILETEKFLKRTPLQQLTKVQMYEVKRNGFSDRQIAFCTKTKEDEVRAYRKQLGVIPVYKTVDTCAAEFEAFTPYYYSTYEEETEILPTDKPKVMILGGGPNRIGQGIEFDYCCCHAAYALKYANYETIMVNSNPETVSTDYDTSDRLYFEPLTKEDVLNIIEAENPVGIIVQFGGQTPLKLAVPLQEYLEKSPSTVTRIWGTSPDSIDMAENRERFEKILEKLKIAQPANGIARSYEDALIVAKRIGYPVVVRPSYVLGGRAMEIVYSDSELERYMSFAVQVEPEHPILIDKFLENAIEVDVDAIADHQGRVVIGGIMEHIEQAGIHSGDSACSLPSISLSPAVLNQIRTWTVELAKALSVVGLMNIQFAVVGASSYSPQVYILEANPRASRTVPFVSKATGVPLARLASLIMSGKTLEELNFTQEVIPQHIAVKEAVLPFNKFPGTDTLLGPEMRSTGEVMGIDVDFGRAFAKAEMGAGEKLPLQGTVFVSMSDRDKSLVVEVIKEFIQLGFKVIATQGTSEFLREQGLQIETILKLHEGRPHVLDAIKNRQIQLIINTPSGQEARTDGQLIRRTALGYKIPIITTIAGAKATVAAIRSLQNISLDVKTIQEYSF from the coding sequence ATGCCCCGTCGTCAAGATATCCACAAAATACTTCTGTTAGGTTCTGGTCCAATCGTGATTGGTCAGGCTTGTGAGTTTGATTACTCAGGTACTCAAGCATGTAAAGCTTTACGGGAAGAGGGTTTTGAAGTAGTACTAGTTAATTCTAACCCTGCTACTATTATGACCGATCCAGAAACAGCAGACCGCACCTATATTGAACCTTTAACACCGGAAATGGTAGCTAAGGTTATAGCTAAAGAACGTCCTGATGCTCTGCTCCCTACCATGGGTGGACAAACTGCTTTAAACATTGCCGTAGCTTTGGCTAAGAATGGCGTTTTAGAAGAGTATAATGTTGAACTGATTGGTGCCAAATTACCAGCAATTGAAAAAGCTGAGGACCGAAAATTGTTTAATGACGCCATGGAGAAAATTGGCGTGAATGTTTGTCCCAGTGGTACAGCATCCAGTTTGGAAGAATCAAAGGCGATCGCACAGAGAATAGGATCTTACCCCTTAATTATTCGTCCAGCTTTTACCATGGGGGGTACTGGTGGGGGTATTGCCTACAATAAGGAAGAATTTGAATTGATGGCCCAGGTGGGTATTGATGCTAGTCCTGTGTCACAAATTTTAATTGACCAGTCTTTACTGGGTTGGAAAGAATATGAGTTGGAAGTAATGCGAGACCTAGCAGATAATGTGGTAATTATCTGTTCTATTGAGAATTTAGATCCTATGGGGATACATACTGGGGATTCTATTACTGTAGCTCCAGCTCAAACCCTAACGGATAAGGAATACCAACGATTGCGGGATATGGCAATTAAGATTATCCGGGAAATAGGGGTAGAAACGGGGGGTTCTAATATTCAATTTGCTGTCAATCCGGTAAATGGGGATGTGGTGGTGATTGAAATGAACCCCCGTGTATCCCGTAGTTCCGCTTTAGCTTCTAAAGCTACTGGATTTCCTATTGCTAAAATGGCCGCTAAATTGGCTGTGGGTTATACTTTGGATGAGATTAAAAATGATATTACCAAAAAAACCCCCGCTTCTTTTGAACCTACTATTGACTATGTGGTGACTAAGATTCCCCGGTTCGCTTTTGAGAAGTTCCCTGGATCAGATCCGGTATTAACCACTCAAATGAAGTCTGTGGGTGAAGCAATGGCTATTGGCAGAACTTTTAATGAGTCTTTCCAAAAGGCTTTACGCTCTTTGGAAACTGGTCGTGCTGGATGGGGAGCAGATAAAGCGGAAAAGCTACCCAGTGGAGAACAGGTTCGCGCTCAATTACGTACCCCCAATCCTGAAAGGATTTTTGCCCTACGTCACGCTATGCAGTTGGGTCTGAGCAATGAGGAAATTTATGAATTGACTGCTATTGACCCCTGGTTTTTGGATAAATTGCACCAAATTCTGGAAACTGAGAAGTTCTTGAAACGCACACCTCTACAACAACTGACAAAGGTGCAGATGTATGAGGTTAAACGCAATGGTTTTAGCGATCGCCAAATTGCTTTCTGCACCAAAACTAAGGAGGATGAGGTTAGAGCATATCGTAAACAATTGGGTGTAATTCCAGTTTATAAGACTGTGGATACCTGTGCAGCGGAGTTTGAGGCTTTTACACCCTATTATTATTCCACCTATGAGGAGGAAACTGAAATTCTACCCACTGATAAGCCTAAGGTAATGATCTTAGGTGGTGGACCTAACCGCATCGGTCAGGGAATAGAATTTGATTATTGTTGTTGTCATGCAGCATACGCCTTAAAATACGCCAACTATGAAACCATTATGGTTAATTCTAATCCAGAAACGGTTTCTACAGATTATGATACCAGCGATCGCCTATATTTTGAACCTCTGACCAAGGAGGATGTTCTCAACATTATTGAAGCGGAAAATCCAGTGGGTATTATTGTTCAGTTCGGTGGACAAACTCCTCTCAAGTTAGCAGTCCCCCTACAAGAATACTTGGAGAAATCCCCATCCACAGTTACCCGTATTTGGGGAACATCTCCCGATTCTATTGATATGGCGGAAAATCGCGAGCGATTTGAAAAGATTTTGGAAAAACTAAAAATCGCCCAACCAGCTAATGGTATAGCCAGAAGTTATGAAGATGCATTAATTGTAGCCAAGCGCATTGGCTATCCAGTGGTAGTTCGTCCTAGTTACGTTCTGGGAGGAAGAGCTATGGAAATAGTTTACTCTGACTCAGAATTAGAAAGATATATGAGCTTTGCAGTTCAAGTAGAGCCAGAACATCCTATCCTCATTGATAAGTTCCTGGAAAATGCCATTGAAGTTGATGTAGATGCGATCGCCGATCATCAAGGGAGAGTAGTGATTGGGGGCATTATGGAGCACATTGAACAGGCGGGTATTCACTCAGGAGACTCGGCATGTTCCCTCCCTTCCATTTCTCTTTCCCCTGCGGTTTTGAACCAAATTAGAACTTGGACTGTAGAACTGGCAAAAGCCTTATCAGTAGTCGGCTTAATGAACATTCAGTTTGCCGTTGTGGGTGCTAGTAGCTATTCTCCCCAGGTTTACATTTTAGAAGCCAATCCCCGTGCCTCTCGTACGGTGCCATTTGTCTCTAAAGCTACAGGAGTTCCCTTGGCTAGATTGGCATCCCTAATTATGTCTGGTAAAACACTCGAAGAATTAAACTTTACCCAAGAAGTTATTCCCCAACATATAGCAGTTAAGGAAGCTGTTTTACCCTTTAATAAATTCCCTGGTACAGATACCCTATTAGGACCGGAAATGCGTTCAACCGGTGAGGTAATGGGTATTGACGTTGATTTTGGGCGAGCATTTGCTAAAGCAGAAATGGGTGCAGGGGAAAAATTACCACTCCAAGGTACTGTGTTTGTATCTATGAGCGATCGAGACAAGAGCTTAGTAGTGGAAGTGATCAAAGAATTTATTCAGCTAGGCTTTAAGGTGATTGCTACTCAGGGAACCAGTGAATTTCTAAGGGAACAGGGTCTACAAATTGAGACCATTCTTAAACTGCATGAAGGTCGTCCCCATGTGCTGGATGCCATTAAAAACCGACAAATTCAGTTAATCATTAACACACCTTCAGGACAAGAAGCCCGTACTGATGGACAATTGATTAGACGTACAGCATTAGGGTATAAGATACCTATAATTACCACCATAGCGGGTGCAAAAGCAACCGTAGCTGCTATTCGCTCTTTACAGAATATAAGCTTGGATGTCAAAACCATTCAGGAGTACTCTTTTTAA
- a CDS encoding energy transducer TonB: protein MASSRIVLKQREKEARSLKSFLMYSVMASFVIHIGLIGLVFGELLRKFKQENPQVVELEIIEEPEPIKETVTKPPEMKISPTESKSGSLSSGKITGNKNFKVLMPRATFPRMDNPIPEPKNLNTGDSVVKYPLSSTIPRVTTRRVGSKIAPTTKVRDQIKPNPQLPIPKVIQTETTQPVVTSITNTKLPIAQPTTVSDGNAHNTPIGGTDANNIPQTPLGNGVGNGNGVGNGDGVGNGNGVGNGNGVGNGDGIGNGDGVENTRKIEETPTPKASPNSGAILSRVDCIRCPPLKYPEGAKRRGRSGTKTTVHLILDADSNGNITSVIVDRPSGDNELDEAAREGVEEWKLRPLEGGRRGVRTTVNFVLKP from the coding sequence ATGGCATCTTCAAGGATAGTTCTCAAACAGCGAGAAAAAGAAGCCAGGTCACTAAAATCTTTTTTGATGTACAGTGTCATGGCCTCTTTCGTAATACATATTGGTTTGATAGGATTAGTTTTTGGGGAATTATTACGGAAATTTAAACAAGAGAATCCACAAGTAGTTGAACTGGAAATTATTGAGGAACCTGAACCTATAAAGGAAACAGTGACCAAACCACCAGAAATGAAAATCTCACCAACTGAGAGCAAATCTGGTAGTCTAAGTAGTGGAAAGATCACTGGTAATAAAAACTTTAAGGTTCTCATGCCCAGGGCCACTTTTCCTAGGATGGATAATCCTATTCCTGAACCTAAGAATTTAAATACGGGGGATTCTGTTGTCAAATATCCACTGAGTTCAACTATTCCTCGGGTCACAACAAGAAGAGTAGGGTCAAAAATTGCTCCTACTACTAAAGTGAGAGATCAGATCAAACCAAATCCTCAACTACCAATACCCAAAGTTATACAAACAGAAACTACACAACCTGTAGTAACAAGTATCACTAACACTAAGTTACCGATCGCACAGCCAACAACCGTCAGCGATGGAAACGCTCACAATACACCCATCGGTGGAACTGATGCAAATAATATTCCCCAAACACCACTAGGTAATGGGGTTGGAAATGGTAATGGGGTTGGAAATGGTGATGGGGTTGGAAATGGTAATGGGGTTGGGAATGGTAATGGGGTTGGGAATGGTGATGGTATTGGAAATGGTGATGGGGTGGAGAATACAAGAAAGATAGAGGAGACACCAACCCCTAAAGCGAGTCCCAACAGCGGTGCCATTCTAAGTCGTGTGGATTGTATCCGATGTCCACCCCTCAAATATCCGGAGGGAGCTAAAAGGCGGGGTAGAAGTGGCACAAAAACTACTGTTCATTTAATTCTGGACGCAGATAGTAATGGTAATATTACTTCTGTAATTGTGGATCGTCCCAGTGGTGATAATGAGCTGGATGAAGCTGCTAGGGAGGGGGTAGAAGAATGGAAGTTAAGACCTTTGGAGGGGGGTAGAAGAGGGGTAAGAACAACAGTTAACTTTGTGCTTAAACCTTAA
- the petJ gene encoding cytochrome c6 PetJ translates to MKRIISVLLLGIAIFTLAFSNSALAVDAAAGASVFKANCAQCHLGGKNLVNAAKTLKKEALEKYGMYSQEAIVSQVTKGKGAMPAFGKRLKSAQIENVAAYVLEQADKGWKK, encoded by the coding sequence ATGAAGAGAATTATTTCCGTATTACTACTGGGTATTGCAATTTTCACACTTGCCTTCAGCAATTCAGCTTTAGCAGTGGATGCAGCAGCTGGAGCAAGTGTATTTAAAGCTAATTGTGCCCAATGTCATCTTGGTGGTAAAAACTTAGTCAATGCAGCTAAGACACTCAAAAAAGAGGCTTTAGAAAAGTATGGCATGTACTCCCAGGAAGCCATTGTTTCTCAGGTTACAAAGGGTAAAGGTGCTATGCCAGCATTCGGTAAGAGACTAAAATCTGCTCAAATTGAGAATGTGGCAGCCTATGTACTAGAACAAGCGGATAAAGGCTGGAAGAAGTAA
- a CDS encoding helix-turn-helix domain-containing protein, with translation MSWVCWELKPNNKQETLFRQHCGVTRHNYNFGSKNRAKAIFELAKTQANVSSIRRDATHKLTYTS, from the coding sequence TTGTCATGGGTATGTTGGGAATTAAAACCCAATAACAAACAGGAGACTCTATTCCGTCAACATTGCGGAGTAACTAGACATAATTACAACTTTGGTTCTAAGAATCGCGCTAAGGCTATTTTTGAACTGGCTAAAACTCAAGCTAACGTGTCAAGCATCCGGAGAGATGCCACTCATAAACTCACTTATACATCCTGA
- the rpsN gene encoding 30S ribosomal protein S14, whose amino-acid sequence MAKKSMIEREKKRAGLAAKYAAKREALLEEFRTTESPLEKLEVHRKIQQLPRNSAPTRRQNRCWLTGRPRGVYRDFGLSRNVLREWAHQGLLPGVVKSSW is encoded by the coding sequence ATGGCTAAAAAGAGCATGATTGAGCGCGAAAAAAAACGCGCTGGGTTAGCAGCAAAGTATGCTGCCAAACGAGAAGCACTGTTGGAAGAGTTTAGAACTACAGAATCACCTCTGGAAAAACTAGAGGTGCACCGAAAAATTCAACAACTACCACGCAACAGCGCACCTACCCGTCGTCAAAACCGTTGTTGGTTGACTGGTCGTCCTAGAGGTGTTTATCGGGACTTTGGACTATCTCGCAACGTTCTTCGAGAATGGGCACACCAAGGTTTATTACCTGGAGTTGTCAAGTCTAGTTGGTAA
- the ctpC gene encoding carboxyl-terminal processing protease CtpC, with amino-acid sequence MVITKSRLVLSATAVAVSTIVVGGLGIHCRGQALFQSSPKELIDEVWQIVNRQYVDGSFNQVNWQAVRQEYLGKSYGNKQIAYKSIREMLKKLGDPYTRFMDPDEFKNMQVDTSGELTGIGITISQDEKTKQLVVIAPIEDTPAFKVGILARDVILEINGKTTQGMDTNRAVSLIRGEPGTQVKLKISRNGKTKTFDITRARIEIHPVKFSQKQTPAGNIGYIRLNQFSANASKEMRGAIENLEANRVDGYILDLRGNPGGLLYTSIDIARMWLDKGTIVSTIDRQGEKQRESARDRALTSKPLVVLVDKGSASASEILSGALQDNRRAMVVGTQTFGKGLVQSVRPLRDGSGLAVTIAKYHTPAGRDINKHGIDPDVVVDLTDAQRQNLWVKEREKLATLEDPQFAKALDILGKEIAKNP; translated from the coding sequence ATGGTAATTACAAAAAGTAGACTTGTTCTAAGTGCTACAGCTGTGGCTGTTTCTACAATTGTGGTCGGTGGTCTTGGTATTCACTGCCGTGGTCAGGCCTTGTTTCAGTCCAGTCCCAAGGAACTGATAGATGAGGTTTGGCAAATTGTAAACCGCCAATATGTTGACGGTAGTTTTAATCAGGTCAATTGGCAAGCTGTTCGTCAAGAGTACTTAGGCAAGTCCTATGGTAATAAACAAATAGCCTATAAGTCAATTCGCGAAATGCTCAAAAAGTTAGGAGACCCCTACACTCGATTTATGGATCCGGATGAATTTAAAAATATGCAAGTTGATACATCCGGTGAGCTAACGGGTATTGGCATAACTATAAGTCAAGACGAAAAAACTAAACAACTAGTTGTGATTGCTCCTATTGAAGATACACCAGCATTTAAGGTGGGCATCTTGGCCAGAGATGTAATTTTAGAAATTAATGGTAAAACCACTCAAGGTATGGATACCAATCGGGCCGTCTCTCTAATTCGGGGCGAACCGGGAACTCAGGTCAAATTGAAAATCTCCCGAAATGGAAAGACTAAAACATTTGATATTACTAGGGCCAGAATTGAAATTCACCCAGTTAAATTTTCTCAAAAACAAACCCCTGCAGGTAATATTGGTTATATTCGCCTTAATCAATTTAGTGCCAATGCTAGCAAGGAAATGAGAGGTGCTATTGAAAATTTAGAAGCTAATCGGGTTGATGGCTATATATTAGACTTACGAGGTAATCCGGGTGGACTTCTATATACAAGTATAGATATTGCTCGCATGTGGTTAGATAAGGGAACCATTGTATCTACTATTGACCGCCAAGGGGAAAAGCAACGAGAATCCGCCAGAGATCGCGCTTTAACTAGTAAACCTTTAGTTGTATTGGTAGATAAAGGATCCGCTAGTGCTAGTGAAATTCTTTCTGGGGCCCTACAAGACAATAGACGGGCAATGGTGGTGGGTACACAAACCTTCGGCAAAGGTTTAGTTCAATCAGTCCGTCCTTTACGGGATGGATCGGGACTAGCAGTTACTATTGCTAAGTACCATACACCCGCTGGTAGAGATATTAATAAGCATGGTATTGATCCCGATGTAGTTGTAGATTTAACCGATGCCCAAAGACAAAATTTGTGGGTGAAGGAACGGGAAAAGCTGGCAACCCTAGAAGATCCCCAATTTGCTAAGGCATTAGATATTTTGGGTAAGGAAATAGCTAAAAATCCTTAG
- a CDS encoding PPC domain-containing protein codes for MKSYYIPLFKKVLILPITFLSIIIYSHQAIAQTGNRDNIYNPILLKLEGEITDKLTLKDIPTGQGGFARDYQVNLNKGDNLVIDASSENFDTIITLLGPNGLTVGENDDGPDGTSNSLLFVRITETGKYIIRVRSFGETGVGSFKLKVTKLLPVK; via the coding sequence ATGAAAAGTTACTATATACCCCTTTTTAAAAAGGTACTTATTCTGCCCATAACTTTTTTGTCAATAATTATTTACTCTCATCAGGCGATCGCCCAAACTGGAAATAGGGATAATATATATAATCCCATTCTATTAAAGCTAGAAGGGGAGATTACAGATAAATTGACTCTAAAGGACATTCCCACGGGTCAAGGGGGATTTGCGCGTGATTATCAAGTCAACCTGAACAAGGGAGATAATCTAGTAATTGATGCATCTTCGGAAAATTTCGATACAATTATCACACTTTTAGGTCCCAATGGTTTGACGGTAGGGGAAAATGATGATGGTCCAGATGGCACCAGTAATTCTCTGTTATTTGTCCGCATCACTGAAACTGGGAAATATATTATTAGAGTGAGGTCTTTTGGAGAAACTGGAGTTGGTAGCTTTAAACTCAAGGTGACAAAATTGTTGCCAGTTAAGTAA
- a CDS encoding ComF family protein has product MTMLKGLLNLFLQNTCPLCQRNTPNLFCPYCNQQLQKSCLHDPNCSWQPPIPLFAWGSYGGILKRAIMMMKYENRPEIALFLGQLLGGSWLLNSSCKYQAPVIVPIPLHPDKMKIRGFNQSELIARGFCDVTGLRLKPHGLMRIKHTQPQFGISADNRQNNLMGAFDLGKDFFNRYPNKPILLIDDIYTTGATANSAIHSLDAYGINVIGLATVAKAIKDDPQNI; this is encoded by the coding sequence ATGACTATGCTGAAAGGTCTACTGAATCTCTTTTTGCAGAATACCTGTCCTCTTTGCCAACGTAATACACCAAATTTATTTTGTCCATACTGTAATCAACAATTGCAAAAAAGTTGTTTACACGACCCTAATTGCTCATGGCAACCCCCCATACCTCTTTTTGCTTGGGGTAGCTACGGGGGAATATTAAAAAGGGCTATTATGATGATGAAATATGAAAACCGCCCAGAAATAGCACTCTTTTTGGGCCAGCTCCTGGGAGGATCATGGTTGTTAAATTCTAGCTGTAAATATCAAGCTCCTGTAATCGTACCCATACCATTACACCCGGATAAAATGAAAATACGAGGTTTTAATCAATCTGAGCTTATTGCTAGAGGTTTTTGTGACGTGACAGGGCTCAGGTTAAAACCCCATGGATTAATGAGAATTAAACATACACAACCGCAATTTGGAATATCAGCTGATAACAGGCAAAATAACTTAATGGGTGCTTTTGATTTGGGTAAGGATTTTTTTAATCGCTATCCTAATAAACCTATATTGTTGATTGATGATATTTACACTACAGGAGCAACCGCTAATTCTGCTATACACAGCCTGGATGCTTATGGAATAAATGTCATTGGTTTGGCTACTGTAGCTAAAGCTATTAAGGATGATCCACAAAATATATAA
- the serA gene encoding phosphoglycerate dehydrogenase, with product MSKVLVSDPIDQAGIDILSQVATVDVKTGLKPAELVAIIGEYDALMIRSGTRVTEEIIEAGTQLKIIGRAGVGVDNVDVPTATRKGIVVVNSPEGNTIAAAEHTLAMMLSLSRHIPDANTSLKKGEWDRKTFVGAEIYKKTLGVVGLGKIGSHVAHVAKAMGMKLLAYDPFISTERAEQIGCHLVDLDLLFQQADYITLHIPKTPETTNLINAKTLGKMKPTTRIINCARGGIIDELALADAIKNGKIAGAALDVFQSEPLGDSPLRSLGKEIILTPHLGASTTEAQVNVSIDVAEQIRDVLLGLPARSAVNIPGLGPDIIEELKPYMQLAETLGNLVGQLAGGRIETLNVKLQGDLATNKSQPLVVAALKGLLYQALRERVNYVNATIEAKERGIRVIETRDASARDYAGSLHLEATGTLGTHSVTGALLGEKEIHLTDVDGFPINVPPSKYMLFTLHRDMPGIIGKLGSLLGSFNVNIASMQVGRKIVRGDAVMALSIDDPLPDGILEEIKQVSGIRDAYTVTL from the coding sequence ATGTCTAAGGTTCTTGTTTCCGATCCAATTGATCAAGCTGGTATTGATATTCTCTCTCAAGTAGCTACAGTTGATGTCAAAACAGGCTTAAAACCAGCCGAATTAGTAGCAATCATTGGTGAATATGACGCACTCATGATTCGTTCGGGAACCCGCGTTACAGAAGAAATTATCGAAGCTGGTACCCAATTAAAAATTATTGGTCGTGCTGGTGTAGGTGTGGATAATGTAGATGTGCCAACTGCCACCCGAAAGGGTATTGTAGTAGTCAATTCCCCTGAAGGAAATACCATTGCAGCAGCAGAACACACTCTGGCAATGATGTTATCCTTATCCCGTCATATTCCTGATGCTAATACCTCCCTAAAAAAGGGAGAATGGGATAGAAAAACCTTTGTTGGTGCAGAAATATATAAAAAGACTCTAGGTGTTGTTGGATTAGGAAAAATAGGCTCCCATGTAGCCCATGTGGCCAAAGCCATGGGCATGAAACTATTGGCCTACGATCCTTTTATTTCCACCGAGAGGGCCGAACAAATCGGTTGTCATCTGGTAGATCTAGACCTACTATTTCAACAAGCGGACTATATCACCCTACATATTCCCAAAACACCAGAAACAACTAACTTAATTAATGCTAAAACCCTAGGAAAAATGAAACCCACCACCCGCATCATTAACTGTGCTAGGGGTGGTATAATTGATGAGTTGGCCCTAGCGGATGCCATTAAAAACGGTAAAATCGCCGGTGCTGCACTAGACGTATTCCAGTCTGAACCCCTGGGAGATTCCCCCCTGCGATCGCTAGGCAAAGAAATAATTCTTACGCCTCATTTAGGTGCATCTACTACAGAAGCTCAGGTAAACGTCTCCATAGACGTGGCGGAGCAAATTAGGGATGTATTATTAGGGCTACCAGCTCGCTCAGCGGTAAACATTCCCGGATTAGGGCCTGACATTATAGAAGAGCTCAAACCCTATATGCAGTTAGCAGAAACCCTGGGTAATCTGGTAGGACAATTAGCAGGTGGAAGAATAGAAACACTGAATGTTAAACTGCAAGGAGATCTGGCCACCAACAAAAGTCAACCCCTAGTAGTAGCAGCATTAAAAGGACTACTATATCAAGCGTTAAGGGAACGGGTTAACTATGTTAATGCGACCATAGAAGCTAAAGAAAGAGGTATTAGAGTCATTGAGACTAGGGATGCTTCAGCCAGAGATTATGCGGGTTCATTACATTTAGAAGCTACAGGTACATTAGGAACTCATTCTGTCACCGGTGCTTTATTAGGAGAAAAGGAAATACACCTCACAGATGTAGATGGGTTCCCCATTAACGTACCACCCAGCAAATATATGCTATTTACCCTGCACCGAGACATGCCAGGAATTATTGGCAAATTGGGTTCCTTATTGGGGAGTTTCAATGTCAACATTGCCAGCATGCAAGTGGGGAGAAAAATTGTGCGAGGTGATGCGGTTATGGCTTTGAGTATTGATGACCCATTACCAGATGGCATTCTGGAGGAAATTAAACAAGTTTCTGGAATTCGGGATGCTTATACAGTAACCCTATAG
- the prmA gene encoding 50S ribosomal protein L11 methyltransferase, giving the protein MTNTWWEIQILCTPDLEDSIFWRLETFGCRGVAVEKKDRFLLIRAYLSTLQAQLSDLTNLSTLLHEDSIAIGLPTPELNWHQINEEDWSTSWKQYWHPQEIGNLFLINPAWLPIPPSTSRLVIRLDPGVAFGTGNHATTQLCLESLEKYLTQNSIHTSITAPQVIADIGCGSGILGIGALLLGAKKVYGVDNDPLAVESTNSNCILNHLNPEKLTCALGSVHTLTEILTESLDGIVCNILADVIIELIPQMTDLVKSGSWGIFSGILVEQSPSVITTLEKNNWVVDKVWQRQEWCCLNARR; this is encoded by the coding sequence ATGACAAATACCTGGTGGGAAATCCAAATTTTATGTACACCTGACCTGGAAGATTCTATCTTTTGGCGGTTGGAAACCTTCGGTTGTCGGGGCGTTGCTGTGGAAAAAAAGGATAGGTTTCTATTAATTAGAGCTTATCTCTCCACCTTACAGGCACAATTATCAGATCTTACTAACTTATCAACATTATTACATGAAGACTCAATAGCTATTGGTTTACCTACTCCCGAATTAAATTGGCATCAAATTAATGAAGAGGACTGGTCTACCAGTTGGAAGCAATATTGGCACCCTCAGGAAATAGGTAATCTGTTTTTGATTAATCCTGCATGGCTACCCATACCCCCATCCACATCCAGATTGGTTATCCGTCTTGACCCGGGAGTAGCTTTCGGTACGGGAAATCACGCCACCACCCAATTGTGTCTGGAATCTTTAGAAAAATATTTAACTCAAAATAGCATTCATACTAGTATTACTGCTCCCCAAGTAATTGCAGATATTGGCTGTGGTTCGGGTATTTTGGGCATAGGCGCACTTCTACTAGGTGCGAAAAAAGTCTATGGGGTAGATAATGACCCTTTAGCAGTAGAATCGACTAATAGTAATTGTATTTTGAATCATCTCAATCCAGAAAAATTAACCTGTGCCCTAGGTAGTGTACATACCCTAACAGAAATCCTCACTGAATCTCTAGATGGCATAGTTTGCAACATCTTAGCTGACGTAATTATTGAGTTAATTCCACAAATGACAGACCTGGTCAAATCCGGTTCCTGGGGGATATTTAGTGGTATTTTAGTAGAACAATCTCCATCCGTAATTACCACGTTGGAAAAAAACAATTGGGTAGTAGATAAAGTTTGGCAGCGTCAAGAATGGTGTTGTTTAAATGCTAGAAGGTAA
- the trxA gene encoding thioredoxin yields the protein MTTKKQFNSFEEMLSGSDVPVLVDFYAEWCGPCQMMAPILEQVNTHFQGQLRVVKIDTEKYSQLATQYRIEALPTLILFKNGQPVDKIEGVVQAPQLIQHLKTLI from the coding sequence ATGACAACTAAAAAACAATTTAATAGCTTTGAAGAAATGTTATCTGGATCCGATGTACCCGTGCTGGTGGATTTTTACGCTGAATGGTGTGGTCCATGTCAAATGATGGCTCCCATCTTGGAGCAGGTCAATACTCATTTCCAAGGTCAGCTAAGGGTTGTAAAAATCGATACTGAGAAGTATTCTCAATTAGCTACTCAATATCGTATAGAAGCATTACCAACTCTCATCTTGTTTAAAAATGGTCAGCCAGTTGATAAAATTGAGGGTGTGGTACAAGCACCTCAATTAATTCAACATTTAAAAACTTTAATTTGA